The Parabacteroides sp. AD58 genome includes a window with the following:
- a CDS encoding DUF6383 domain-containing protein, producing the protein MNKKFSTLMASLLLAGGALSNLSAENINDLADGTYYKIVRTAYKYQGDGASATGYPDSEGKFFLGKGVLTSNVNEDILWKVVKNVDGTISLFNLNNDEFTVDGVNDFTVDYRDGSTNKFAELSSVESNLFKVANKYLANQASSSDNTNYTLLLKEDGKNAWEEASLDGFDAIPTTLHEVDYYTATDFFTQDGETYVADGKTYKIHYFNNAEDGIWYFSQILKAAYNKDRQVWTFTNNTTGKEVEFGGEADFEMLRVGDDAVLKLKSGKGYLAVEDGDFKLVDSIEKATVLAFVATNTRVPVSVDVLNYYEKDGFTVEINGLDAKNEPTVELAGNPFSGHLTPMVLINNSKFEKAEDQDNLGLIQEYYLKNEAGNYIVAMKYDVEGQQSSQALYNFTTVTEKELLHNIARANNGELKDEQIYFGKFRASVDEAALDKDETALDEITWLEVNIDPYNVGVATDAYAELGRADIKNVPTLVAIYRYGNFELKPIHISLQAGNLVDWKEFLQAKFYTVEKIASTDKTAKLGKLTARYGTTDWTTSYGNDLEGQFALTVNEITGKYVFTNRETRNSVWAEISIDAMYSTDKENTYKYAGETYVIKPVAEVNEADGYKRFSDSDLNRQYHIAFSSAVFDSQAYLTENHADTTDPNAHVIGLETERDNALVFNMKKYSAERNLKDEQSDHTYKYHPTDSIYVISKLGFYNTKTKKQEYKSDTLKVVTYSFVNQYNEPLMYGAVTGAEKDCYYSDVYKTDDKKEKYASLAEAHEAAQKFAVRYDNNSITKYNLRPVALCKEAFNEKEYVSGSKEDEDLYQEFTFHTSTDDSHYDWYKMYAGDATLGILANTSLYDRTENDLFVIEETESEVYRRLANNVDTVSIYRNYNEKSLLYEKTTEIADDVFVNFLGMENIADFTKMAPAMIADTAYVRNETYKPQYMLIVDPTIHPAGKWCDVCNSDDCEHAVDVPAWTEGRFLVNLVDSAKAWDNANKHQVGNPFKNSEGYYKLGFVQATHRNDSLIVNGKKQFIGNNDNHIAKFQFRYADTADQSFVIETSLDGTQTPGYLKWMNGVVVVVDDIKNADIYNMNEDESRTPTANETIAAGNVVVAGTNGAVVVKGAEGKNVIVSTILGKVVANEVVSSDNAQIATPAGIVVVSVDGESFKVVVK; encoded by the coding sequence ATGAACAAAAAGTTTTCTACACTTATGGCCAGCTTATTGTTGGCTGGTGGAGCACTTTCTAATCTGTCAGCAGAAAATATCAATGACTTGGCAGATGGAACGTACTACAAAATCGTTCGTACCGCTTATAAGTATCAAGGCGATGGTGCATCAGCTACAGGTTATCCGGATTCAGAAGGTAAGTTCTTTTTAGGAAAGGGCGTTTTAACTTCGAATGTTAATGAAGACATTCTTTGGAAAGTTGTCAAAAACGTAGATGGTACTATTTCATTGTTTAATTTAAATAATGATGAATTTACAGTTGACGGTGTTAATGATTTTACAGTTGATTATAGAGATGGTTCTACTAACAAATTTGCAGAATTATCATCTGTGGAATCAAATCTGTTCAAAGTAGCTAATAAATATTTAGCTAATCAAGCATCTTCAAGTGATAATACTAATTATACATTATTATTAAAGGAAGATGGGAAAAATGCTTGGGAAGAAGCTTCTTTAGATGGTTTTGATGCAATTCCTACAACCTTACATGAAGTAGATTATTACACAGCAACAGACTTCTTTACTCAAGATGGTGAAACTTATGTAGCTGATGGAAAAACTTATAAGATTCATTATTTTAATAATGCTGAGGACGGAATATGGTACTTCTCTCAAATCTTAAAAGCTGCTTATAATAAAGATCGTCAAGTTTGGACTTTTACTAATAATACTACTGGAAAGGAAGTTGAATTTGGTGGAGAAGCAGACTTTGAAATGCTACGAGTAGGAGATGATGCTGTTTTGAAACTGAAGAGCGGTAAAGGTTATTTAGCTGTTGAAGATGGGGATTTCAAATTAGTTGATTCAATTGAGAAAGCAACTGTTTTAGCATTTGTTGCAACAAATACTCGTGTTCCAGTCTCAGTAGATGTTTTGAACTATTACGAAAAGGATGGTTTCACTGTTGAAATCAATGGCTTGGACGCAAAGAATGAGCCAACTGTTGAATTAGCAGGTAATCCATTCTCAGGCCATTTGACTCCGATGGTTTTAATAAATAATAGTAAATTTGAAAAGGCAGAGGATCAAGATAACCTTGGTTTGATTCAAGAATACTATTTGAAAAATGAAGCGGGTAACTATATTGTAGCAATGAAGTATGACGTAGAAGGTCAACAGTCTTCTCAAGCTTTGTACAACTTCACAACTGTTACGGAAAAAGAATTGCTTCATAATATCGCAAGAGCAAATAATGGTGAACTAAAGGATGAACAAATTTACTTTGGCAAGTTCCGTGCATCAGTAGATGAAGCTGCTTTGGATAAGGATGAAACAGCTCTTGATGAAATTACTTGGTTGGAAGTAAACATTGATCCATATAATGTAGGTGTTGCTACTGATGCGTATGCAGAATTAGGCCGAGCTGATATTAAGAATGTTCCTACATTAGTAGCTATATATCGTTACGGTAACTTTGAATTGAAACCAATCCATATTTCATTGCAAGCTGGTAATTTGGTTGATTGGAAAGAATTCTTGCAGGCTAAATTCTATACAGTAGAAAAGATTGCATCTACAGATAAGACTGCAAAATTAGGTAAGTTGACTGCTCGATATGGTACAACAGACTGGACTACTTCTTATGGTAATGATTTGGAAGGTCAGTTTGCTTTGACTGTAAATGAAATTACTGGTAAATATGTCTTTACAAATCGTGAAACTAGAAATTCGGTTTGGGCTGAAATTTCAATTGATGCAATGTATTCTACTGATAAAGAGAATACTTACAAATATGCAGGTGAAACATATGTAATCAAACCGGTTGCAGAAGTAAACGAGGCTGATGGTTACAAACGTTTCTCTGATAGTGACTTGAATCGTCAATATCATATTGCATTCTCTTCTGCAGTATTTGATTCTCAGGCATATTTAACAGAAAACCATGCAGATACTACAGATCCGAATGCCCATGTAATTGGTCTGGAAACTGAACGTGATAATGCATTAGTTTTCAATATGAAGAAATATAGTGCAGAGCGTAATCTGAAAGATGAACAGTCTGATCATACTTATAAATATCATCCAACAGACTCTATTTATGTAATTAGTAAGTTAGGTTTCTATAATACAAAGACTAAAAAGCAAGAATATAAGTCTGATACATTAAAGGTGGTTACTTATTCATTCGTTAATCAATATAATGAACCGCTGATGTACGGTGCAGTTACTGGTGCTGAAAAAGACTGTTATTATTCAGATGTATATAAGACAGATGATAAGAAGGAAAAATATGCTAGTTTAGCAGAAGCTCATGAAGCTGCTCAAAAGTTTGCCGTTCGTTACGATAATAATTCTATCACTAAGTATAACTTGCGTCCGGTCGCTTTGTGCAAAGAGGCATTTAATGAGAAAGAGTATGTATCAGGAAGTAAAGAAGATGAAGATTTATATCAGGAATTTACTTTCCATACTTCTACTGATGATTCTCATTATGACTGGTACAAGATGTATGCAGGTGATGCTACATTAGGTATTTTGGCTAATACAAGTCTGTATGATAGAACAGAAAATGACTTGTTTGTAATCGAAGAAACAGAATCTGAAGTTTACCGTCGTTTGGCTAACAATGTAGATACAGTTTCAATCTATCGTAATTACAATGAAAAGTCTCTGTTGTATGAAAAGACAACAGAAATTGCAGATGATGTATTTGTAAACTTCTTGGGTATGGAAAATATTGCAGACTTCACGAAGATGGCTCCGGCTATGATCGCTGATACAGCATACGTACGCAATGAAACTTACAAACCTCAGTATATGTTGATCGTTGATCCGACAATCCACCCGGCAGGTAAGTGGTGTGATGTTTGTAACTCAGATGATTGCGAACATGCAGTAGATGTTCCGGCTTGGACAGAAGGTCGCTTCTTGGTTAACTTGGTTGATTCAGCTAAGGCTTGGGATAACGCTAACAAGCATCAGGTAGGTAATCCGTTTAAGAATAGCGAAGGTTACTACAAATTAGGTTTCGTACAGGCTACTCATCGTAACGATTCTTTGATTGTTAACGGTAAAAAACAGTTCATTGGTAACAACGATAACCATATCGCTAAATTCCAGTTCCGTTATGCAGATACTGCAGATCAGTCATTCGTAATCGAAACTTCATTAGACGGTACTCAGACTCCGGGTTACTTGAAGTGGATGAACGGTGTTGTTGTAGTTGTTGACGATATCAAGAATGCTGATATCTACAACATGAACGAAGACGAATCTCGTACTCCTACAGCGAACGAAACAATCGCTGCTGGTAACGTAGTAGTAGCTGGTACAAACGGTGCAGTAGTAGTTAAGGGTGCTGAAGGCAAGAACGTAATCGTATCTACAATCCTTGGTAAGGTTGTTGCTAACGAAGTAGTTTCTTCAGATAACGCTCAGATCGCTACTCCGGCTGGTATCGTAGTTGTATCAGTTGACGGCGAAAGCTTCAAGGTTGTTGTTAAATAA
- a CDS encoding RNA polymerase sigma factor produces the protein MEDSVQELIAGCRKRHRQSQLAMYRRFAPLVYPICLRIVGHSEEAEEAMQDTFLKLFEKLDQYHDELCFEAWIRRIAVRTAIDYVRRRLPEEELIEETLPDVPDDEEEIREQEEQTLLTVASVRNALEKVPAQARVVLSLYLFEGYDMEEISQILKIQPSSVRSQYLRGKRRLIELLQNR, from the coding sequence ATGGAAGATTCAGTTCAGGAACTCATTGCCGGATGCCGGAAGCGGCATCGCCAGTCACAGCTGGCGATGTACCGCCGTTTTGCTCCGCTGGTTTATCCGATTTGCCTGCGTATCGTGGGTCATTCGGAAGAAGCAGAAGAGGCAATGCAGGATACTTTCCTGAAGCTGTTCGAGAAGCTGGATCAATATCATGATGAACTCTGTTTTGAGGCGTGGATTCGTCGGATTGCCGTACGGACAGCCATCGATTATGTCCGCAGACGGTTGCCGGAAGAAGAACTGATAGAAGAAACACTGCCGGATGTGCCGGACGACGAGGAAGAGATCCGGGAGCAGGAAGAACAGACGCTGCTGACGGTCGCTTCCGTCCGGAATGCGTTGGAGAAAGTACCGGCCCAGGCCCGTGTGGTGTTGTCGCTTTATCTGTTTGAAGGCTATGATATGGAAGAAATCTCCCAAATCCTGAAGATACAGCCATCCAGTGTGCGGAGTCAGTATTTGCGAGGCAAACGGCGATTGATCGAATTATTACAAAACAGGTAG
- a CDS encoding ribonuclease Z — protein MADFELNILGCGSALPTTRHLASSQIIDLRDKLYMIDCGEGAQVQMRKMRIRFSRLNHIFISHMHGDHCFGLPGLISTLGMLGRNGDLFVHGPAELGDYLDSILKLFCQGLPFNVRFNPVNTEEHTLVMEDRSVSVYSIPLKHRIPCCGYLFKEKQREPHIIREMIDFYQIPVKEIQYIKQGADYVTPDGKCVPNHLLTRPAVPARSYAYCSDTAYRPEIIPYIHQVDLLYHEATFQETDLPRAHETFHSTAKEAATIARDAEVKRLIIGHYSARYDDPQPLKQEAVAIFPNTTLAKEGMKVNL, from the coding sequence ATGGCAGATTTTGAATTAAACATTTTAGGTTGTGGCTCCGCTTTGCCTACAACCCGCCATTTAGCTTCCTCCCAAATTATTGATCTCCGAGATAAATTATATATGATCGACTGCGGAGAAGGTGCTCAGGTACAAATGCGGAAGATGCGGATCAGGTTCAGCCGCCTGAATCATATCTTTATCTCGCACATGCACGGAGATCATTGCTTTGGCTTGCCGGGATTGATTTCCACATTGGGTATGTTAGGAAGAAACGGCGACTTATTTGTTCACGGTCCGGCCGAATTAGGAGATTATTTAGATTCGATTCTGAAGCTGTTTTGCCAGGGACTTCCGTTTAACGTCCGGTTTAATCCGGTAAATACGGAAGAGCATACGTTAGTGATGGAAGACCGCTCGGTTTCGGTCTACTCTATTCCACTCAAACACCGCATTCCCTGCTGTGGCTATTTATTTAAGGAGAAACAACGCGAACCCCATATTATCCGAGAGATGATCGACTTTTATCAGATTCCGGTGAAGGAAATCCAATATATCAAACAAGGGGCAGATTATGTGACGCCCGACGGGAAATGTGTTCCGAATCACCTGCTGACTCGTCCGGCAGTGCCGGCCCGCTCGTATGCCTACTGTTCGGATACGGCTTACAGGCCGGAGATTATTCCCTACATCCATCAAGTCGATTTGCTGTATCACGAAGCAACCTTCCAGGAAACCGATTTACCACGGGCGCACGAGACATTTCACTCGACAGCCAAAGAGGCGGCTACCATTGCCCGTGATGCGGAAGTCAAACGACTGATCATCGGACATTACTCCGCCCGTTATGACGATCCGCAGCCGCTCAAACAAGAAGCTGTCGCCATCTTTCCCAACACCACATTGGCCAAAGAAGGAATGAAAGTGAATCTGTAA